From the Exiguobacterium aurantiacum genome, one window contains:
- a CDS encoding NAD-dependent epimerase/dehydratase family protein, which translates to MDDQTVLIVGVASFQGFHIARRLLQEGFDVVGIDDEGRHKTRIAKQRLYVLTHPQFHLIRSTLANKTAMRSVLNRHEPRHIILCSTRRHSDRDELLERYELMKRYIAIQTKRVPVESFITFDLPVKQENGERPVIHLFTEDVFGPWDDTSTLVSKAIVAVDRGVRLSGYYATDILNVSYIDDVVESVVRLLRLIQTGMSPVGYFQIPASDYVNVQTLLSDIGHILNKSAKTSLPMRESVLRQSDVPTLDTLIGFSPSTSLYEGLEQVVDWYISYKNMMKEGIK; encoded by the coding sequence ATGGACGATCAAACGGTGCTTATCGTCGGAGTAGCCAGTTTCCAAGGGTTTCATATCGCACGTCGGCTGTTGCAAGAAGGATTTGACGTCGTCGGAATCGACGATGAAGGGCGGCATAAGACACGAATCGCCAAACAGCGGCTCTACGTTCTCACCCACCCGCAGTTCCATTTGATTCGCTCCACGCTCGCGAACAAGACGGCCATGCGCAGCGTCTTGAATCGGCATGAACCAAGGCATATCATCTTATGTTCGACCCGTCGTCATAGTGACAGGGATGAGCTGCTTGAACGCTACGAGTTGATGAAACGCTATATCGCCATCCAGACGAAGCGGGTCCCAGTCGAATCGTTCATCACGTTCGATTTGCCTGTGAAACAGGAGAACGGGGAACGTCCGGTGATCCACTTGTTCACAGAAGACGTCTTCGGACCTTGGGACGATACCTCGACGCTAGTATCCAAGGCGATCGTCGCCGTCGACCGCGGTGTCCGACTCTCCGGGTATTACGCGACGGACATCCTCAACGTCTCCTATATCGATGACGTCGTCGAGTCGGTCGTGCGGTTGCTGCGCTTGATTCAAACCGGGATGTCACCCGTCGGCTATTTTCAAATCCCGGCCTCAGACTACGTGAACGTCCAGACGTTACTGTCCGACATCGGGCATATCCTCAACAAGTCGGCGAAGACGTCGCTGCCGATGCGAGAGTCGGTGCTCCGACAGTCAGACGTTCCGACGCTCGACACGCTCATCGGCTTCAGCCCGAGTACATCACTGTATGAAGGACTCGAGCAAGTCGTCGACTGGTATATCTCGTATAAAAACATGATGAAGGAGGGCATCAAATGA
- a CDS encoding glycoside hydrolase family 13 protein has translation MQLLQRDQHTQTKTLKRNWWKEAVAYQIYPRSFYDANGDGIGDIQGIIDKLDYLKDLGVDVIWICPMYKSPNDDNGYDISDYQDIMDEFGTMEDFDRLLTEVHARGMKLLLDLVVNHTSDEHPWFIESKSSKDNPKRDWYIWRDGKPDGSKPNNWESIFGGSAWEFDETTEQYFLHVFSKKQPDLNWENAEMRRTIYNMINWWLDKGIDGFRVDAISHIRKHPSFGDLPNPEGLDFVPSFEMHMNVDGIHGYLEELRDETFNKHDIMTVGEANGVSPDDAHLWVGEQEGKMNMVFQFEHMGLWREDAESKLDVVHLKNVLTKWQKGLEADGWNALYVENHDQTRTVSSWGDDERYWKESAKSIAMMYFLMQGTPFIYQGQEIGMTNVKFDSIDQYDDIATRNRYYIGLEHGKSHEEMMDITWNSSRDNTRTPMQWSDAPNAGFTFAETPWFGINPNYTDINVDAQLEDDDSILNFYKEMIRLRKQDETFVYGTYDIVLPEHPEIYAYTRTLGDSQYLVMTNLTGKEAIFATELTLRSEDVVLKNMPLEPHEETTLVHLKPFEGRVYKMS, from the coding sequence ATGCAACTTTTACAACGTGACCAACACACACAAACGAAAACACTGAAACGAAACTGGTGGAAAGAAGCCGTCGCTTATCAAATCTACCCGCGCAGTTTTTACGATGCGAACGGGGACGGGATCGGCGACATTCAAGGAATCATCGATAAACTCGATTACTTGAAAGACCTCGGCGTCGACGTCATCTGGATTTGCCCGATGTATAAATCACCGAACGATGACAACGGCTACGACATTAGCGACTATCAAGACATCATGGACGAGTTCGGGACGATGGAAGACTTCGACCGTCTGTTGACAGAAGTCCATGCGCGCGGCATGAAGCTGCTCTTAGACCTCGTCGTCAACCATACGTCGGATGAGCACCCGTGGTTCATCGAGTCGAAGAGCTCAAAAGACAACCCGAAACGAGACTGGTACATTTGGCGCGACGGTAAGCCCGACGGCTCGAAACCGAACAACTGGGAGTCGATCTTCGGCGGGTCGGCTTGGGAGTTCGACGAGACGACGGAGCAATATTTCTTGCACGTCTTCTCAAAGAAACAGCCGGACCTCAACTGGGAGAACGCCGAGATGCGCCGGACCATCTACAACATGATCAACTGGTGGCTCGATAAAGGCATCGACGGTTTCCGTGTCGATGCGATCAGTCACATCCGCAAACACCCATCGTTCGGCGATTTGCCGAACCCGGAAGGTCTCGACTTCGTGCCGTCGTTCGAGATGCATATGAACGTCGACGGGATTCATGGTTACTTGGAAGAACTTCGCGATGAGACGTTCAATAAGCACGACATTATGACGGTCGGGGAAGCGAACGGCGTGTCGCCTGACGACGCCCACCTGTGGGTCGGCGAGCAGGAAGGCAAGATGAACATGGTGTTCCAATTCGAACACATGGGACTTTGGCGCGAAGACGCCGAGTCGAAGCTCGACGTCGTCCACTTGAAGAACGTCCTCACGAAATGGCAGAAAGGCCTTGAAGCAGACGGCTGGAACGCCCTCTACGTCGAGAACCACGACCAGACGCGGACCGTGTCGTCATGGGGTGACGACGAGCGCTATTGGAAAGAGAGCGCGAAATCGATCGCGATGATGTATTTTCTCATGCAAGGGACGCCGTTCATCTATCAAGGACAAGAGATCGGCATGACGAACGTGAAGTTCGACTCGATTGACCAGTACGACGATATTGCGACGCGCAACCGCTATTACATCGGTCTCGAACATGGCAAGAGCCACGAAGAGATGATGGACATTACATGGAACTCGTCACGGGACAACACGCGCACGCCGATGCAGTGGAGCGACGCTCCGAACGCGGGCTTCACGTTCGCCGAGACGCCTTGGTTCGGCATCAACCCGAACTACACGGATATCAACGTCGACGCCCAGCTCGAAGACGACGACTCGATTCTCAATTTCTATAAAGAGATGATTCGTCTCCGTAAGCAAGACGAGACGTTCGTTTACGGGACGTATGACATCGTCTTGCCGGAGCACCCGGAGATTTACGCATACACGCGCACGCTCGGGGACTCGCAATACCTCGTCATGACGAACTTGACGGGGAAAGAAGCCATCTTTGCGACGGAGCTCACGCTTCGCTCGGAAGACGTCGTCTTGAAAAATATGCCGCTCGAGCCGCATGAAGAGACGACACTCGTCCACTTGAAGCCGTTCGAGGGACGCGTCTATAAAATGAGTTAA
- a CDS encoding MerR family transcriptional regulator codes for MYTIQQLATLSGTTTRTLRHYDAVGLLVPERDTNGYRRYAAHDVERLQTILLYRSLDFPLETIQTLLEAEPFDRTRALEEQVTALRAKAAYFATLAETAESTLTSLRGEIPMEDKSLFKGLSFDELKAHEAKHEPEVVERWGESEAYKTSRARADKRSKEDWEALSQQQVNLVKPLVDLFTSDVPVEDPRVQAAVRANHLFINDQFYDCSLDMFSGLGQMYVMDERFTAFYDKYAPGLAVYYNDAIQHYCITQS; via the coding sequence ATGTATACGATTCAACAGCTCGCGACGCTCTCCGGCACGACCACAAGGACATTGCGTCATTATGACGCCGTCGGTCTGCTCGTTCCGGAACGTGACACCAATGGCTATCGCCGTTATGCGGCGCATGACGTCGAGCGGTTACAGACGATTCTGCTTTATCGCTCGCTCGACTTTCCGCTCGAGACGATTCAGACGTTGCTCGAGGCCGAGCCGTTCGACCGGACCCGTGCCCTCGAAGAGCAAGTGACCGCTCTGCGCGCGAAAGCCGCCTATTTTGCGACACTCGCCGAGACGGCGGAATCGACGCTCACCTCACTGAGAGGAGAAATTCCAATGGAAGACAAATCGTTGTTCAAAGGATTATCGTTCGACGAACTGAAAGCCCATGAAGCGAAACACGAGCCCGAGGTCGTGGAGCGCTGGGGCGAGAGCGAGGCGTACAAGACGTCACGTGCACGCGCCGACAAGCGCTCGAAAGAAGATTGGGAAGCACTCAGTCAACAACAAGTGAATCTCGTCAAGCCGCTCGTCGACTTGTTCACTTCCGATGTCCCGGTCGAAGACCCGCGTGTCCAAGCGGCCGTCCGGGCGAACCATCTGTTCATCAACGACCAGTTCTATGATTGCTCGCTCGACATGTTCAGCGGACTCGGTCAGATGTATGTCATGGACGAGCGCTTCACCGCGTTTTACGACAAGTACGCGCCAGGACTTGCTGTCTATTACAATGACGCCATCCAACACTACTGCATCACCCAAAGCTAA
- a CDS encoding aminotransferase class V-fold PLP-dependent enzyme, giving the protein MNILLSKPHMSGREMAYIEEAFASNWIAPLGPNVNAFEAEVAAYADHPHALATSSGTAALHLALLTLGVGTGDTVFCQSLTFVASVNPIRYVGANPVFIDSETTTWNMSPDALRKAFVQAATKGKLPKAVIVVHLYGVVAKIGEIRHICREYGVPLIEDAAESLGSTWHGQMTGTIGDIGFYSFNGNKIITTSGGGMLMTPNEEVRQLALKLATQAREDALHYEHEQVGYNYRLSNVSAGIGRGQLEVIEQRVQARRRVFARYERMFRQLGTTYQQEVPHSRANRWLTAMQLDQTDLHRDTLMERLASAGIEARPVWKPMHLQPVYRDAEYVTVDGEDVSRRLFENGICLPSGSDLTIGEQQQVIQTVLDTRSIVTEQSV; this is encoded by the coding sequence ATGAACATCTTATTATCGAAGCCGCATATGTCCGGGCGTGAGATGGCCTATATCGAAGAGGCGTTCGCGAGCAATTGGATCGCCCCGCTCGGCCCGAACGTCAATGCGTTTGAAGCGGAAGTGGCCGCTTACGCCGATCACCCGCATGCGTTGGCGACAAGCTCAGGGACGGCTGCCCTCCATTTGGCATTACTTACGCTCGGCGTCGGGACAGGGGACACGGTCTTCTGTCAGTCGCTCACGTTCGTGGCATCGGTCAATCCGATTCGTTACGTCGGTGCCAACCCGGTCTTCATCGACTCGGAGACGACGACGTGGAATATGTCCCCGGACGCGCTTCGGAAAGCATTCGTCCAAGCGGCGACGAAAGGGAAACTCCCGAAAGCGGTCATCGTCGTGCATCTGTACGGCGTCGTCGCGAAAATCGGAGAGATTCGTCACATTTGCCGCGAGTATGGTGTCCCATTGATTGAGGACGCGGCCGAATCACTCGGCTCGACGTGGCACGGACAGATGACGGGTACGATCGGCGACATCGGCTTCTATTCGTTCAACGGCAATAAAATCATTACGACCTCAGGCGGCGGTATGCTCATGACGCCGAACGAGGAGGTGAGACAGCTGGCGCTCAAGCTGGCCACGCAAGCTCGGGAAGACGCGCTACATTATGAACACGAACAGGTCGGTTATAACTATCGGTTGAGCAACGTCTCGGCCGGGATCGGTCGGGGACAGCTCGAGGTGATCGAGCAGCGTGTCCAAGCACGTCGCCGCGTCTTCGCCCGCTATGAGCGCATGTTCCGTCAGCTCGGGACGACGTACCAACAAGAAGTGCCGCATTCACGGGCCAATCGCTGGCTGACCGCCATGCAACTGGACCAGACTGACTTGCATCGTGACACATTGATGGAGCGGCTCGCTAGTGCCGGCATCGAAGCCCGTCCCGTTTGGAAGCCGATGCACTTGCAGCCGGTATATCGCGATGCCGAGTACGTGACGGTCGACGGGGAAGATGTCAGCCGGCGCTTGTTCGAGAACGGCATCTGCCTCCCATCGGGGTCCGATTTGACAATCGGTGAACAACAGCAAGTCATCCAGACCGTGCTCGATACGCGCTCGATCGTCACGGAACAAAGTGTCTGA
- a CDS encoding Type 1 glutamine amidotransferase-like domain-containing protein — translation MRLLLTSAGIKNERIKQSLLELLGRPIEECNALCIPTAIYALPGGTKHAWNFFNGDSSTPMCELGWKSIGVLELSALPSLDEAVWRPAFDEADVLLVNGGDPLFLHYWMKQSGVAQLLPDWGGVYVGLSAGSMVMTPRIGEAFVGWQAPGEQRDETLGYVDFSIFPHLDHEMLPENTSKHATEWAGMLTGPSYAIDDETAIRVVDGQVDVISEGHWLKF, via the coding sequence TTGAGATTATTACTGACATCGGCAGGTATCAAAAATGAACGAATCAAACAATCGTTGCTCGAGTTGCTAGGGAGACCGATTGAGGAGTGTAACGCCCTCTGTATCCCGACCGCGATTTACGCGCTACCAGGTGGGACGAAGCATGCATGGAACTTTTTCAACGGTGATTCTTCGACGCCGATGTGTGAGTTAGGCTGGAAGTCGATTGGGGTTCTCGAATTGAGCGCGTTGCCAAGCCTCGATGAAGCGGTTTGGAGACCGGCGTTCGACGAGGCCGACGTACTGTTGGTCAACGGAGGTGACCCGTTGTTCTTGCATTATTGGATGAAGCAGTCTGGCGTCGCGCAGCTGTTGCCGGATTGGGGTGGCGTCTATGTCGGTTTGAGCGCCGGCAGCATGGTCATGACCCCGCGAATCGGGGAGGCGTTTGTCGGTTGGCAGGCACCGGGCGAGCAGAGAGATGAGACATTGGGGTATGTCGATTTCTCGATTTTCCCTCACCTCGATCATGAGATGTTGCCGGAGAACACGTCCAAGCATGCGACCGAATGGGCAGGAATGTTGACTGGCCCGAGCTATGCTATCGACGATGAGACGGCGATTCGAGTCGTCGACGGACAAGTCGACGTGATTTCGGAGGGGCATTGGCTGAAATTTTAA
- a CDS encoding polysaccharide biosynthesis protein: MATLVNVYRKNQRNLLFLCLDILIVSFVLYATFELMFSTITSYAAVASSEMLTMVAIKIVSFSLVGSVLKIHRIDWRYASIHEMKQVAIALLSSDLVLYAYNQFHFGAGLGIIIAVQGLLAFNLILFTRFLARNHVFDVFKPHSNHPGRKALIIGAGDSGQLIVRELKEHRTTVLHVVGLLDDNPQLQALYVHGVPVLGMTDDLERIIQEHGIEVVILAIPSLPYARRLALLKRIEKTGAESHALPMISELATGKISINEIREVKIEELLGREPVQLDISGISRHVEGATVLVTGAGGSIGSELCRQLIKFAPAEMILLGHGENSIYLIERELRGLGTETILHPVIGDVQDEERLEDVFRTYKPDIVYHAAAHKHVPLMEDNPLEAVKNNVYGTKHMVDVAARHKVSRFIMVSTDKAVNPTNVMGSTKRIAEMVVQEKARTSETIFAVVRFGNVLGSRGSVVPLFKEQILRGGPVTVTDPEMTRYFMTIPEASRLVIQASVLSRGGEVFVLDMGEPVKIIDLAKKMIELSGFTTEQIGIAVTGIRPGEKLYEELLAASELCPEANVFPKIFVGQTRPFKTVASVLHLIETLRDDREALTYLLLFIANSDDLDRDIDRLFTHGVKRMRPHIAEPRLADGN; encoded by the coding sequence ATGGCAACACTCGTGAACGTCTATCGGAAGAACCAACGCAATTTGCTCTTTTTATGTCTCGACATCTTGATCGTCTCATTTGTCCTGTACGCGACGTTTGAACTGATGTTCTCCACGATCACGTCGTACGCGGCAGTTGCATCGAGCGAGATGCTGACGATGGTCGCCATCAAAATCGTCAGCTTCAGCCTCGTCGGGAGCGTCTTGAAGATTCATCGCATCGACTGGCGCTACGCCTCCATCCATGAGATGAAACAAGTCGCCATCGCCTTACTGAGCAGTGACTTGGTGTTGTACGCCTACAACCAGTTCCACTTCGGGGCTGGTCTTGGCATCATCATCGCCGTCCAAGGGTTGCTCGCATTCAACTTGATTTTGTTCACCCGCTTCTTAGCCCGCAACCATGTGTTCGACGTGTTCAAACCGCATTCGAACCATCCGGGACGCAAAGCACTCATCATTGGAGCCGGGGATTCCGGGCAGTTGATTGTCCGCGAGTTGAAAGAACATCGGACGACCGTCCTGCACGTCGTCGGTCTGCTCGACGACAATCCGCAGTTACAGGCGCTCTATGTCCACGGCGTTCCGGTGCTCGGGATGACAGATGATTTAGAACGCATCATTCAAGAACATGGCATCGAAGTGGTAATCTTGGCCATTCCAAGCTTGCCTTATGCCCGGCGTCTCGCCTTGCTGAAACGGATTGAGAAGACAGGGGCCGAATCACACGCCTTGCCAATGATTTCAGAACTCGCGACTGGAAAAATCTCCATCAATGAGATTCGTGAGGTGAAAATCGAGGAATTGCTCGGACGCGAACCGGTTCAATTGGACATATCTGGAATATCTAGACATGTCGAAGGGGCGACCGTGCTCGTCACAGGCGCCGGTGGGTCAATCGGTTCGGAGTTGTGCCGTCAATTGATCAAGTTCGCGCCGGCTGAAATGATTCTCCTCGGTCACGGGGAGAACAGTATTTACTTGATCGAGCGAGAGTTGCGCGGGCTCGGTACGGAGACGATCCTTCATCCGGTCATCGGTGACGTGCAAGACGAGGAAAGGCTCGAAGATGTGTTCCGCACGTATAAACCGGACATCGTCTATCATGCCGCCGCCCATAAACACGTCCCACTCATGGAAGACAACCCACTCGAAGCCGTCAAAAACAATGTTTACGGGACAAAACACATGGTCGATGTCGCGGCCCGGCATAAAGTGAGCCGCTTCATCATGGTCTCGACGGATAAAGCGGTCAACCCGACGAACGTGATGGGGTCGACGAAACGAATTGCCGAGATGGTCGTTCAAGAGAAAGCTCGAACGAGTGAGACGATCTTTGCGGTCGTACGCTTCGGAAACGTATTAGGCAGTCGCGGCTCGGTCGTGCCGCTGTTTAAAGAACAGATTCTCCGAGGTGGACCGGTCACCGTCACCGATCCCGAGATGACCCGCTATTTCATGACCATCCCGGAGGCGAGCCGTCTCGTCATCCAAGCGAGTGTCTTATCACGAGGCGGCGAAGTATTCGTCCTCGATATGGGTGAACCGGTCAAGATCATCGATTTGGCGAAGAAAATGATTGAGTTGAGCGGATTCACGACCGAACAGATCGGCATCGCGGTCACCGGGATTCGACCGGGTGAGAAGTTGTATGAGGAGCTGCTCGCCGCGAGTGAACTTTGTCCGGAAGCGAACGTCTTCCCGAAAATTTTTGTCGGGCAAACCCGTCCCTTCAAAACCGTGGCTTCCGTCCTGCATCTCATTGAGACGTTACGGGATGACCGGGAAGCTTTGACGTACCTGTTGCTCTTTATCGCCAACAGTGACGATCTTGATCGAGACATCGATCGCCTCTTCACGCACGGTGTGAAGCGGATGCGTCCTCATATCGCCGAGCCGCGTCTCGCTGATGGAAATTGA
- a CDS encoding DUF1934 domain-containing protein: MAIEPKRVRVRQKTTISEIAEPIELQADGLYYELKTGFIITFDQEREDGVVPTTIKYTTGRLALICKGPIEMNHSFIEGRLTQSLYKNPYMSMTMATTTERLDVADGRCRFAYELSMNDDLAGSYEVDVTWTFEGGDEA; encoded by the coding sequence ATGGCAATTGAACCGAAACGCGTACGTGTGCGCCAAAAGACGACGATCAGTGAAATCGCGGAACCGATCGAGCTGCAAGCCGACGGGCTCTATTATGAATTGAAGACCGGCTTCATCATCACGTTCGACCAAGAACGGGAAGATGGCGTCGTCCCAACGACAATCAAATATACGACAGGCCGGCTCGCGCTCATCTGTAAAGGACCGATCGAGATGAATCATTCCTTTATCGAGGGGCGTTTGACCCAAAGCCTATATAAAAACCCATACATGTCCATGACGATGGCGACGACGACGGAGCGGCTCGATGTCGCCGACGGCCGTTGCCGCTTCGCCTATGAGTTATCGATGAACGACGACTTGGCGGGTAGCTATGAAGTCGACGTCACTTGGACGTTTGAAGGAGGAGACGAAGCATGA
- a CDS encoding (Fe-S)-binding protein: protein MSTFLIVNWILFLLVLGYGLYLFASLVYQRYTFIKLGKQAEWSQTNKERLEQVMINVFGQKKLLKDKKSGIIHVMMFYGFILVQFGAIDFIWKGLAVGTRFPHIPLGPLYPIFTFMQEIVMLMILVAVVWGFYRRYVEKLVRLKRNFLAGLALIFIGGLMVSVLFGNGFYLVYKEELPMWGEPVATLIGSAFAWVPGGVAFALFVVFWWLHLLFLLSFMIYIPQGKHAHLIAGTLNVWLGRTHQVGRLAPVDFSAMEEAEESDEEIVFGVNKIEDFNQKQLVDLYACVECGRCTNVCPATGTGKMLSPMDLIVKLRDHMNMKGAAITRKSPWAPALMFQNTQGAEIAAAAMNGNMLVADELIGNVITEEEIWACTTCRNCEDQCPVMNEHVDKIIDLRRYLVMMEGKMDPEAQRTVANIERQGNPWGMNRKERENWRKDREELVIPTAKEKKKAGEEFEFLFWVGAMGSYDSRSQKVAQSFASVLNKAGVSFAILGNEEKNSGDTPRRIGNELLFQELAEANIKQFEKYGVTKIVTVDPHAYNTFKNEYPDFGLTGVKVYHHTELLAELLDTGRVKPDFSVNERVVYHDSCYLGRYNGIYDAPRFVLERIPGVELVEAERNRENGMCCGAGGGLMWQEEKVGTRVNVARTEQLLETKPTVIGSACPYCLTMLSDGTKAKEVDETVGTFDVVELLDRSLAPLEVPEPIVQ from the coding sequence ATGTCTACATTTTTAATCGTCAACTGGATTCTATTCTTGCTTGTCCTCGGCTATGGACTATATTTGTTCGCATCGCTGGTGTACCAGCGCTATACGTTCATCAAGCTCGGGAAACAGGCAGAGTGGAGCCAAACGAATAAAGAACGGCTCGAACAGGTTATGATCAACGTGTTCGGCCAAAAGAAATTGTTGAAAGACAAGAAGAGCGGCATTATTCACGTCATGATGTTCTATGGGTTTATCCTCGTTCAGTTCGGGGCCATCGACTTCATCTGGAAAGGACTCGCCGTCGGGACGCGTTTCCCGCACATCCCGCTCGGTCCGCTCTATCCGATTTTCACGTTCATGCAAGAAATCGTCATGCTCATGATTCTTGTCGCGGTCGTTTGGGGATTCTACCGCCGTTACGTTGAGAAACTCGTGCGCTTGAAACGAAACTTCCTGGCCGGTCTCGCCCTCATCTTCATCGGTGGGTTGATGGTTTCGGTCTTGTTCGGTAACGGGTTCTACCTCGTTTATAAGGAAGAACTCCCGATGTGGGGCGAACCGGTCGCGACACTTATCGGTTCGGCGTTCGCTTGGGTACCGGGCGGCGTCGCCTTCGCCTTGTTCGTCGTCTTCTGGTGGCTCCACCTCTTGTTCTTGCTCAGCTTCATGATCTATATCCCGCAAGGCAAGCATGCCCACTTGATCGCCGGGACGCTCAACGTCTGGCTCGGACGGACGCACCAAGTCGGTCGTCTCGCGCCGGTCGACTTCTCAGCGATGGAAGAGGCCGAGGAGTCGGATGAAGAAATCGTATTCGGCGTTAATAAAATCGAAGACTTCAATCAAAAACAACTCGTCGATCTCTACGCCTGTGTCGAGTGCGGACGCTGTACGAACGTCTGCCCGGCGACCGGGACCGGAAAGATGTTGTCGCCGATGGACCTCATCGTCAAACTGCGCGACCATATGAACATGAAAGGGGCCGCCATCACGCGGAAATCCCCGTGGGCGCCGGCACTCATGTTCCAAAACACGCAAGGGGCCGAGATTGCGGCCGCGGCAATGAATGGAAACATGCTCGTCGCTGACGAGTTGATCGGCAACGTCATCACCGAAGAAGAGATTTGGGCATGTACGACGTGCCGCAACTGTGAAGACCAATGCCCGGTCATGAACGAGCACGTCGACAAGATCATCGACCTTCGTCGTTATCTCGTCATGATGGAAGGGAAGATGGATCCAGAGGCACAGCGTACGGTCGCCAACATCGAGCGTCAAGGCAACCCGTGGGGGATGAACCGGAAAGAGCGCGAGAACTGGCGCAAAGACCGGGAAGAGCTTGTCATCCCGACGGCGAAAGAGAAGAAGAAGGCAGGCGAAGAGTTCGAATTCCTCTTCTGGGTCGGGGCGATGGGCTCATACGATAGCCGTAGCCAAAAAGTCGCCCAAAGCTTTGCGAGCGTCTTGAACAAAGCCGGTGTCTCGTTCGCCATCCTCGGGAATGAAGAGAAGAACTCAGGGGATACACCACGCCGCATCGGGAACGAGCTGTTGTTCCAAGAGCTCGCCGAGGCGAACATCAAACAGTTTGAGAAGTATGGGGTCACGAAAATCGTCACGGTCGACCCGCACGCGTATAACACGTTCAAAAACGAGTATCCGGACTTCGGGCTTACGGGTGTGAAGGTGTATCACCATACGGAGCTCCTCGCCGAGCTGCTCGATACGGGCCGGGTCAAGCCGGACTTCTCCGTGAACGAGCGCGTCGTCTATCACGACTCGTGCTACCTCGGGCGCTATAACGGCATTTATGACGCACCGCGCTTCGTCTTGGAACGCATCCCAGGTGTCGAGCTCGTCGAGGCGGAACGGAACCGTGAGAACGGTATGTGCTGCGGGGCCGGCGGCGGTCTCATGTGGCAAGAAGAGAAAGTCGGGACGCGCGTCAACGTGGCCCGGACCGAGCAGTTGCTCGAAACGAAGCCGACGGTTATCGGTTCGGCGTGTCCGTACTGCTTGACGATGCTCTCAGACGGGACGAAAGCGAAAGAGGTCGATGAGACGGTCGGCACGTTCGACGTCGTCGAGTTGCTCGATCGCTCCCTCGCTCCGCTCGAAGTACCAGAACCGATTGTCCAATAA
- a CDS encoding GNAT family N-acetyltransferase, whose protein sequence is MIRLATQADLLAIDQLIFTKAQSFRAAGKTQWQKYLEPSRTDFVTHDVTNGTVYVYEANGGIVGSVSLIPPTSWDENLWDDPDAAVYLHRLVVDDQLKGQHIGERLMRHALAATSDRIRLDCVATNSFLNAYYPRFGFNYVGERDGFSLFEKEA, encoded by the coding sequence ATGATCCGTTTGGCCACACAGGCCGATCTTTTGGCGATTGATCAACTAATTTTCACGAAAGCGCAATCGTTTCGGGCCGCCGGAAAAACGCAATGGCAAAAATATTTAGAGCCGAGCCGGACCGATTTTGTGACCCATGACGTCACGAACGGGACCGTGTATGTATATGAAGCAAACGGAGGAATCGTCGGGTCGGTCAGCTTGATCCCGCCGACGTCTTGGGACGAGAACTTGTGGGACGATCCTGACGCGGCCGTCTACTTGCATCGGCTCGTCGTCGACGACCAATTAAAAGGCCAACACATCGGTGAACGATTGATGCGTCACGCGCTCGCGGCGACATCGGATCGGATTCGCCTCGACTGCGTCGCCACGAACTCATTTTTGAACGCCTATTACCCTCGCTTCGGCTTCAATTATGTCGGCGAACGAGATGGATTCTCTTTGTTCGAAAAAGAGGCTTGA